The proteins below come from a single Methanobacterium sp. genomic window:
- the pheA gene encoding prephenate dehydratase has translation MTEKRYIIGFLGPQGTYTEGAASKLDGKLIAFDSIMEVMEAVNQEKVDIGVVPIENSIEGPVGVTLDLLAHDYDLKIRGEIILPVSHKLLLNPGSSVEDIELVYSHAQALSQCRKFIEKMGAKPVATTSTSKAAEIVKGKKNAAAIGTQRAADLYGLKIAACDIQDYRNNLTRFIVIGKHDQKPTGHDKTSIVFSLVEDRPGGLYDVLGVFAKCNVNLTKIESRPSKKKLGNYIFFIDFQGHKDDKEVKNILNNIKNKTLYVKILGSYPMEGDDGDKC, from the coding sequence ATGACAGAGAAAAGATACATAATAGGGTTTCTTGGACCTCAAGGAACCTATACTGAAGGGGCAGCTTCAAAATTAGATGGTAAACTAATAGCATTTGATTCTATAATGGAAGTTATGGAAGCTGTTAATCAAGAAAAAGTTGATATTGGTGTTGTTCCCATTGAAAACTCTATTGAAGGACCTGTGGGCGTTACGCTTGATCTTCTGGCACATGACTATGATTTAAAAATCAGGGGCGAAATAATTTTACCTGTAAGTCACAAGCTCCTTTTAAATCCTGGATCTTCAGTAGAAGACATCGAACTGGTTTATTCCCATGCACAGGCACTTTCACAGTGCCGTAAATTCATTGAAAAAATGGGTGCAAAACCGGTTGCTACAACCAGCACTTCAAAAGCTGCAGAAATAGTTAAAGGTAAAAAAAATGCTGCTGCAATTGGAACACAGCGTGCTGCAGATCTATATGGTCTAAAAATCGCTGCTTGTGATATTCAGGACTACAGAAACAATTTAACCCGGTTTATTGTTATAGGTAAACATGATCAAAAACCCACTGGCCATGACAAAACATCTATTGTTTTTTCACTGGTTGAAGATAGGCCGGGAGGCCTCTACGATGTTCTGGGCGTATTTGCAAAATGCAATGTCAATTTGACTAAGATTGAATCACGTCCTTCCAAAAAAAAGCTTGGAAATTACATCTTTTTCATCGATTTTCAAGGCCATAAGGACGATAAAGAGGTAAAGAACATTTTAAATAACATAAAAAACAAAACATTGTATGTTAAAATTCTGGGTTCATACCCTATGGAAGGGGATGATGGAGATAAGTGCTGA